In Naumovozyma castellii chromosome 1, complete genome, one DNA window encodes the following:
- the SBA1 gene encoding Hsp90 cochaperone SBA1 (ancestral locus Anc_2.455), translating into MASKILTPEVRWAQRSNETDSEKNYLLITVTIPDCEEPKLDLQSTFFELTALSKGHVGDEATHQYKLHIDFFKEVVPEKSVGRVANGQHYFLKIFKKDLGLEYWPRLTKEKVKYNYIKTDFDKWVDEDEQDEVPEQDDMAGAGGMDLASMMGGAGGAGGAGGMDLASMMGGAGGAGGAGGMDFASMMGGAGGAGKTPSMEELQKILAQHGGAPGADDGKDSDSEEEADKDESHAEPVA; encoded by the coding sequence ATGGCCTCGAAGATTTTAACTCCAGAAGTGCGTTGGGCCCAAAGATCCAACGAAACTGACTCAGAAAAAAACTACCTTCTAATCACAGTCACCATCCCAGATTGTGAGGAACCCAAGTTAGACTTGCAAAGCACTTTTTTTGAGTTGACTGCTTTGTCTAAGGGACATGTTGGCGATGAAGCTACACACCAGTATAAATTGCAtattgatttcttcaaggAAGTTGTTCCTGAGAAATCTGTCGGTAGAGTGGCAAATGGTCAAcattatttcttgaaaatcTTTAAGAAGGATTTGGGTCTGGAATATTGGCCACGTTTGACTAAGGAAAAGGTTAAGTATAATTATATTAAGACTGATTTCGATAAATGGGTTGATGAAGACGAGCAAGATGAAGTCCCTGAACAAGATGACATGGCTGGTGCTGGAGGCATGGATCTTGCCAGTATGATGGGTGGTGCCGGAGGCGCTGGAGGTGCTGGTGGTATGGATCTTGCCAGTATGATGGGTGGTGCTGGGGGTGCTGGAGGCGCTGGCGGTATGGACTTTGCTAGTATGATGGGTGGTGCCGGAGGTGCTGGTAAGACTCCATCCATGGAAGAATTGCAAAAGATACTAGCCCAGCACGGTGGTGCTCCTGGTGCTGATGATGGTAAAGATAGTGATTCTGAAGAGGAAGCTGATAAGGATGAATCTCATGCTGAACCTGTTGCATAG
- the SRP21 gene encoding signal recognition particle subunit SRP21 (ancestral locus Anc_2.449) gives MSVKPIDTFITSSVKLFEVNPSQTVISLTYKTPTEKKRQSDVIFKTHNPHLGTSYKFSTNKSKDVSRLLNAVGPRGVSVIPGRIERLNQTAAKVSKKKTSIKKKTIKDVVGLGSLIVNTDVKEYVPIQPGSAGSNISQVSVEGSKKRKNKNKNKKKR, from the coding sequence ATGTCTGTAAAGCCAATTGATACATTTATTACCAGCAGTGTGAAGCTGTTCGAAGTGAATCCATCTCAGACGGTTATATCACTTACATATAAGACACCAACGGAGAAGAAAAGACAAAGCGATGTTATCTTCAAGACACACAACCCACATTTGGGTACTAGCTATAAGTTCTCCACAAATAAGAGTAAAGATGTTTCGAGATTACTGAATGCTGTGGGCCCTAGAGGTGTTTCTGTCATTCCAGGAAGAATCGAAAGATTAAACCAGACGGCAGCCAAGGTTTCGAAAAAAAAGACTTcaatcaagaaaaaaacgATTAAAGATGTTGTAGGTCTTGGTTCTTTGATTGTGAACACAGACGTAAAGGAGTATGTACCAATACAACCAGGAAGCGCTGGCAGTAACATTAGTCAAGTGTCTGTAGAAGGTTccaagaaaaggaagaataagaataagaacaagaaaaagcGTTGA
- the OAC1 gene encoding Oac1p (ancestral locus Anc_2.451), translating into MSDTKPQKKEIEKTAAQKVSKFGSFIAGGMAACIAVTFTNPIELVKIRMQLQGELAAVGQKVYRNPIQGMGVIFRNEGIRGLQKGLVAAYIYQIGLNGSRLGFYEPIRNALNSTFYPNEESHKIQKVSINVAAGASSGIIGAVIGSPLFLVKTRMQSYSDAIKIGEQTHYRNVWNGLSTIARTEGFKGLFRGIDAAILRTGAGSSVQLPIYNTAKNFLLKNDLMKDGPGLHLTASTISGLGVAVVMNPWDVILTRIYNQKGNLYKGPVDCFVKTVRTEGISALYKGFQAQILRIAPHTIICLTFMEQTMKLVYSVESKILGHN; encoded by the coding sequence ATGTCTGATACAAAACCtcaaaagaaggaaatcGAAAAAACAGCAGCTCAAAAGGTTTCAAAGTTTGGATCCTTTATTGCAGGTGGTATGGCTGCCTGTATTGCAGTTACATTTACAAATCCAATTGAATTAGTAAAAATTAGAATGCAGTTACAAGGTGAACTAGCAGCTGTTGGACAGAAAGTTTATAGAAATCCTATTCAAGGTATGGGTGTGATCTTTCGAAATGAAGGTATACGAGGTCTTCAAAAGGGGTTAGTTGCagcatatatatatcaaaTTGGTTTGAATGGTTCCAGACTTGGATTTTATGAGCCAATTAGAAATGCCCTAAATAGTACTTTTTATCCGAATGAAGAATCACATAAGATCCAAAAGGTTAGCATCAACGTTGCTGCAGGTGCTTCTTCGGGTATCATTGGTGCAGTTATAGGGTCGCCTTTGTTTTTGGTGAAAACAAGAATGCAATCTTATTCTGATGCTATTAAAATTGGTGAACAAACTCATTATAGAAACGTGTGGAATGGTCTTTCCACAATCGCAAGGACAGAAGGATTTAAAGGTTTATTTCGTGGTATTGATGCAGCCATATTGAGAACTGGTGCAGGATCATCTGTTCAGTTGCCAATTTATAACACTGCCAAAAACTTCTTGTTGAAGAATGATCTTATGAAAGATGGACCGGGCTTACATCTAACCGCAAGTACAATTTCAGGTTTAGGTGTTGCAGTCGTCATGAACCCATGGGACGTCATTTTAACTAGAATTTATAACCAAAAAGGGAACTTATACAAAGGTCCCGTGGACTGTTTTGTCAAAACTGTTAGAACGGAAGGAATTTCAGCATTGTACAAAGGTTTCCAAGCTCAGATACTAAGAATTGCACCACATACAATTATATGTTTGACTTTCATGGAACAGACCATGAAGTTGGTGTATTCAGTGGAGAGTAAAATTCTTGGACATAACTAA
- the SSH4 gene encoding Ssh4p (ancestral locus Anc_2.448): protein MTIIDFNLYDKLLNTGRDDNRYMIPDPPTIPQPPVDSDPETVSLAFLISLSVTFAILMLLLMVMAAYITFCGADEAEYDEESGQRPRGPPRFNILFSKRHDGILLDSSFTSPGQFDDECEHQEREHTELNRMSPFELELYKRSNEFQEVAPPHIDEFGTYLKATDLQVIKDRGIQSYFLLPSINDNVNKQGNFLPSFLIQDKLDMVFTKYNKSSSTVMNYPLPYTKRDAVYFEVKVFKHQPVSNTIFSIGLVTVPYPYFRIPGMAKFSIAYESTGKLRINNPFMASTLLPKLVEGDVVGFGYRYSSGTIFITHNGKKLMDVTQNVGVDLFVGLGAFNASYTRSYTKDGLLEDPDNIELREALSEGREIVLPDELQRVRDPHNENDQIDSEEVELHVNLGQVGFVFIEANVKKYAFGTVYGNIGIPPSYNGEEIKNDKLLQKGDELPPNYGTLLDSNGFFGDIHINEGHRNNEENANIIIGSSDTTLRQGAHNVLMRKTPETETYERISSRFDRENNLYDDNIPELAGLEERDINMEPSNIRKESQKPTKFSNNNRSHSKKKHKKRGKKGRGRK, encoded by the coding sequence ATGACAATAATAGACTTTAACCTATACGACAAATTGCTTAATACGGGCAGGGATGACAATCGATATATGATACCTGATCCCCCAACTATTCCACAACCACCTGTTGATTCAGACCCAGAAACAGTAAGTCTAGCGTTTCTTATAAGTCTATCAGTAACGTTTGCAATCTTGATGCTATTGTTGATGGTGATGGCTGCATATATTACTTTTTGTGGGGCAGATGAAGCTGAATATGACGAAGAGTCTGGGCAAAGACCCCGTGGCCCACCCAGGTTTAACATACTTTTTAGTAAGAGACACGATGGAATCCTCTTAGACTCAAGTTTTACATCTCCTGGAcaatttgatgatgaatgtGAACATCAGGAGAGAGAGCACACCGAACTGAATAGAATGTCACCTTTCGAACTTGAACTTTATAAACGATCCAATGAGTTTCAGGAAGTAGCACCTCCacatattgatgaatttggtACTTATTTGAAAGCTACTGACTTACAAGTCATCAAAGATAGAGGAATACAAAGTTATTTTTTATTGCCTAGTATTAACGATAATGTGAATAAGCAGGGGAACTTCCTGCCAAGTTTTCTCATACAAGATAAGTTAGATATGGTTTTCACCAAGTATAATAAGAGTTCATCGACCGTCATGAACTATCCTTTGCCGTATACCAAGAGGGATGCAgtttattttgaagttaAGGTATTCAAACATCAACCTGTTTCTAATACTATCTTTAGTATTGGATTGGTAACAGTTCCTTATCCATACTTTAGAATTCCTGGGATGGCGAAATTTTCTATAGCGTATGAATCTACAGGAAAATTGAGAATAAACAATCCATTTATGGCAAGTACTCTACTGCCGAAACTTGTTGAAGGTGATGTAGTGGGATTTGGATATCGCTATAGTTCAGGAACCATATTTATAACTCATAACGGTAAAAAGTTGATGGATGTGACGCAAAATGTTGGTGTTGATCTTTTTGTTGGGCTTGGTGCATTTAATGCTTCATATACACGAAGTTATACCAAAGACGGACTTCTTGAAGATCCTGATAACATTGAATTAAGAGAGGCATTATCAGAAGGGAGGGAAATAGTCCTCCCTGATGAATTACAAAGAGTGAGAGACCCACACAATGAAAATGATCAAATTGATTCGGAAGAAGTGGAATTGCATGTGAATTTAGGGCAAGTTGGGTTTGTTTTCATTGAAGCAAATGTGAAAAAATATGCGTTTGGCACTGTGTATGGGAATATAGGAATTCCACCATCATATAatggagaagaaattaagaatGATAAACTATTACAAAAAGGAGATGAGTTACCACCTAACTATGGTACTTTGCTGGATTCAAATGGATTTTTTGGGGACATTCACATAAATGAAGGTCATCGAAATAACGAAGAAAATgcaaatataataattggCTCTAGTGACACAACTTTAAGGCAAGGTGCTCATAATGTTTTAATGAGAAAGACTCCTGAGACAGAAACCTACGAACGAATTTCATCAAGGTTTGATAGAGAGAACAACCTTTACGATGATAATATTCCAGAATTGGCTGGACTTGAGGAAAGAGATATAAATATGGAACCATCCAATATTAGAAAGGAAAGTCAAAAGCCAACTAAGTTCTCTAATAACAACAGGAGCCATAGCAAAAAGAAGCATAAAAAGAGAGGTAAAAAAGGCAGAGGTAGGAAATGA
- the RRN3 gene encoding rDNA-binding RNA polymerase I transcriptional factor (ancestral locus Anc_2.447) produces the protein MMAFENNNKRSPQDIMNPIEPKKRKVEFSNEITLHPLNQENGTNEEFSAALYARYIKSALENLEKNDPTQINLIADQVGLPARSPDRIETKNLNILLDVLSNNINRIDSSRGITLIQSIINFEKWWELPSLTLSKYVFFIKILCSSIPKWWQDVSMILVSNFTLDTVKTKCHHDMLKYFLRMIPSSMGFIDAYLAKFFPNKNDTSEKLVNYISNILLLTDYCKELKFQVWSLLVEKIISIDVELQNELDELDDEIEEDLEEENEEEEDDEDDDENENELEPKNTIEDQDGEIEGDEEYNVDVTQGIKELSTKLDSILTLITERITSEFTAENLESGDGVTLFNILTTLFKTHILSTYYTRSIQYIMFHVSQQQLELMDSFLVTLIDIAFSPSESSEKKIKSLQYLGSYIARAKKLSRTQIIFVASYLTSWLNRYVIEREEEVDQPGGMERFKHFYATFQALCYIFCFRHSIFRDTEGAWECELDKFFQRMIISKFNPLKYCNENVMLMFARITQHEDVAYCFSIIENNNNERLRGIIGKVDNDKKEYNTGGSTSGWSLATRQQFIDLQSYFPYDPLFLKNYKKIMKAYYIEWSEASGEYESDESDD, from the exons ATGATGGCATTtgaaaacaacaataaacGTTCTCCACAGGACATCATGAATCCGATTGAaccaaagaagaggaaagtggaattttcaaatgagaTAACGCTACATCCCTTAAATCAGGAGAATGGCACCAATGAAGAGTTTTCAGCAGCTTTATATGCAAGATATATTAAGTCTGCTTTGGAGAACTTAGAAAAG AACGACCCAActcaaataaatttaattgcAGATCAAGTGGGACTGCCGGCAAGGAGTCCCGACCGCATCGAAACTAAGAATCTAAACATTCTTCTAGATgtattatcaaataatatcaaTAGAATAGATTCATCGCGTGGTATCACGTTGATTCAATCTATTATAAACTTTGAGAAATGGTGGGAACTACCTTCATTGACTCTAAGTAAATATGTATTCTTTATCAAGATCCTTTGTTCAAGTATACCCAAATGGTGGCAAGATGTATCTATGATTCTAGTATCCAATTTTACATTGGATACTGTAAAGACCAAATGCCATCATGATATGcttaaatatttcttaagAATGATTCCCTCTTCTATGGGGTTCATTGATGCTTATTTGGCGAAGTTTTTCCCAAATAAGAATGATACCAGCGAGAAATTAGTAAATTATATCTCTAATATTCTTCTGCTGACTGACTATTGCAAAGAATTGAAGTTCCAAGTTTGGTCACTACTGgttgaaaagattatttcGATTGATGTtgaattacaaaatgaaTTAGACGAActagatgatgaaatagAGGAAGATctagaagaagaaaatgaggaagaagaagacgatgaagatgatgatgaaaacgAAAATGAACTTGAACCAAAAAATACGATAGAAGACCAAGATGGGGAAATTGAAGGTGATGAGGAATACAACGTTGACGTGACACAGGGAATTAAAGAGCTCTCTACTAAATTGGATAGCATATTGACCTTGATAACAGAGAGAATTACCTCTGAATTTACTGCAGAAAATTTAGAAAGTGGAGATGGGGTGACGTTGTTCAACATATTGACTACTCTCTTCAAAACCCATATTCTCTCTACATATTATACGAGGTCTATCCAATATATTATGTTCCATGTTTCTCAGCAGCAATTAGAACTAATGGACTCATTTTTGGTAACATTGATCGATATTGCATTTTCCCCAAGCGAAAGTTCagagaagaagatcaagtCGTTACAATATCTAGGGTCATACATTGCTCGTGCCAAGAAGCTATCACGGACGCAAATAATCTTTGTTGCAAGTTATCTAACCTCATGGTTGAATCGTTATGTTATAGAAAGAGAGGAGGAAGTCGATCAACCTGGTGGAATGGAAAGGTTTAAACATTTTTATGCCACATTCCAAGCTCTTTGctatattttttgtttcagACATAGTATATTTAGAGACACCGAAGGAGCTTGGGAATGCGAATTAGACAAGTTTTTCCAGAGAATGAtcatttccaaatttaacCCACTAAAGTATTGCAATGAGAACGTAATGTTAATGTTTGCTCGTATAACACAGCACGAAGATGTTGCTTATTGTTTCAGcataattgaaaataacaataatgaaaggCTAAGAGGTATTATTGGTAAAGTGGACAATGATAAAAAGGAATACAACACTGGCGGTTCTACTTCTGGATGGTCTCTAGCAACAAGGCAACAATTCATAGATTTACAAAGCTACTTCCCATATGATCCTctatttttaaagaattataagaaaataatgaaagcGTATTACATCGAATGGAGTGAAGCAAGTGGGGAGTATGAGAGCGATGAATCTGATGACTAA
- the VPH2 gene encoding Vph2p (ancestral locus Anc_2.453), whose protein sequence is MFDIKLNVPLKEALGELKEKAKDPLRKEIDTLLNNGYIPMKTLLKYHSEYWKNQIPMRQLLNPIEFQFKEKYQPGSTYSPEFKKQLETLKLKQEELDYQNMIKNERKTLQIIKEEGETLTPAQMNKQIKEQVTTIFNIFVSVISVVFAIWYWTGTSAHMPVHYRLLLCIFTGILVLVAEVVVYNSYLTKIDLAKSQEKKKKEQKKVLKKIVL, encoded by the coding sequence atgtttGACATCAAATTAAATGTGCCCCTTAAAGAGGCATTAGGTGAATTAAAGGAGAAAGCTAAGGACCCACTTCGAAAAGAAATCGATACCTTATTAAACAATGGATACATTCCGATGAAGACGCTTTTAAAATATCACTCTGAATACTGGAAGAACCAAATACCAATGAGACAATTACTCAATCCAATAGAGTTCCAATTTAAAGAGAAATACCAACCTGGGTCCACTTATTCCCCagaattcaagaaacaattagaaacattgaaattaaagcAAGAGGAATTAGACtatcaaaatatgattaaaaatgaaaggAAAACTTTGcaaatcattaaagaagaGGGAGAAACTTTGACCCCAGCTCAGATGAATAAGCAAATAAAAGAACAAGTGACcaccattttcaatatttttgttaGTGTCATATCTGTCGTATTCGCTATCTGGTATTGGACTGGTACGTCGGCACATATGCCTGTTCATTACCGACTACTACTTTGTATTTTTACAGGTATTCTAGTACTGGTTGCAGAAGTTGTAGTTTATAACAGTTATCTaacaaaaattgatttggCAAAATCAcaagagaaaaagaagaaagaacaGAAAAAGGTCCTTAAGAAGATTGTTCTGTGA
- the DGR2 gene encoding Dgr2p (ancestral locus Anc_2.450), translating into MFKNRRVSSKNLDTVRSDVPQRNEGGPCESDNSQASSDLLYDKPSSTEFASRQNLEYSADLQPLKFKMTRTPDLEEVPSHVKTASADVDSFYKVRNRLQKIADPSWNFSSIDQEQFEIYLKEPEYIKVFKKHEDLEEFKRLFLAQELNVTTTKENDPTAQNTDASNKAIWTLKFSHDGKYMATGSKDGCVMLWKVISSPVERWELDRAEESNLVAMAKSIRIKQNLETNEAHLNAPSRPPTDTNLESLNLYAPIFHPNPVRIYKEHSHDILDLDWSKNNFLLTASMDKLVSLWHPDRETSLKSFPHPDFVTSVRFHPKDDRFFVSGCLDHKCRMWSILENKVVYEFDCQDLITAISISPGVGEFTIIGTFNGYITILSTFELKPLYTFHVLDKHMQGNSGNDSSFKNLLGQNLKNHHGPRVTGLQLFLEKETDDLKLLVSSTDSRIRIFDLEKNKLIEVFKGFRSGLSQHNAQLSNWGDQPIVINSSKDHWFYAWKINTSNPKTTQNFSSIRQERLSTGGGLNDLLNKSSEKKETTHELSRTSTAGDSSTRHHFLPSLSRLLPHSSHVVKNSHYVAFHAHHAPVSTATIAPQETAKTLSLSNDFICELTLQVMEDIRKTTTGSSDSSNGRSSVDKKKNASEKSLPTVTSGIPDAVNAIGPILVTTDTRGTIRVFRVDMSNATRSRVLKKLQDYKQNSQDIIDSATTLNPLNASDSEGAINTTPLIQVNSIPQRSRTNQNGSQTNGSVQRNGSISNNGTGTGPKSPRPSTSFTNAIFNRSNSSFSSSNRSRKPSIQSVMSDAEELHHGSRPSRLKCDVCDGINFEPLSKNLLGQRENGYYCVDCGTILNNFR; encoded by the coding sequence ATGTTCAAAAATAGAAGAGTTTCATCAAAAAACTTAGACACTGTAAGAAGTGATGTACCTCAGCGGAACGAGGGAGGACCCTGTGAAAGCGATAATTCTCAGGCATCATCAGATCTGCTTTATGATAAGCCTTCGTCCACTGAATTTGCTTCTAGAcaaaatttggaatacTCCGCCGATTTGCAACCTTTGAAGTTTAAAATGACAAGAACTCCGGACCTTGAAGAGGTACCAAGTCATGTCAAGACGGCGTCCGCAGACGTGGATTCCTTTTACAAGGTGAGAAATAGATTGCAGAAAATAGCAGATCCCAGCTGGAATTTTAGTTCAATTGACCAAGAACAGTTCGAAATATATCTAAAGGAACctgaatatattaaagTCTTCAAGAAACATGAAGATctggaagaatttaaacGATTATTTTTGGCACAAGAGTTGAATGTTACAACAACCAAGGAAAACGATCCAACAGCTCAAAATACAGACGCTTCGAACAAAGCTATCTGGACCTTAAAATTTAGTCATGATGGAAAATATATGGCAACCGGAAGTAAAGATGGATGCGTTATGCTATGGAAAGTCATTAGTTCGCCAGTTGAGAGATGGGAACTTGATCGTGCTGAAGAATCAAATTTGGTCGCAATGGCAAAATCAATTAGgataaaacaaaatttaGAAACCAATGAAGCACACCTTAATGCCCCTTCAAGGCCGCCCACTGATACGAATTTggaatctttaaatttgtaTGCTCCTATTTTTCACCCCAACCCAGTAAGGATCTACAAAGAGCATTCACATGATATACTTGATTTGGATTGGTCAAAAAATAACTTCTTATTAACTGCTTCCATGGACAAACTGGTATCATTATGGCATCCTGATCGAGAAACTTCTTTAAAAAGTTTTCCTCATCCTGATTTTGTAACGTCCGTTCGATTTCATCCAAAAGATGATAGATTTTTTGTCAGTGGATGTCTAGATCATAAATGTAGGATGTGGTCAATCCtagaaaataaagttgTTTACGAATTCGATTGTCAAGACTTGATAACTGCCATATCCATCTCTCCTGGGGTCGGAGAATTTACAATAATCGGTACATTTAATGGATATATTACCATACTATCAACGTTTGAATTAAAGCCGTTGTATACATTTCATGTATTGGATAAACACATGCAAGGAAATAGCGGTAATGATAGTTCGTTTAAGAATCTTCTTGGGCAAAATCTCAAGAACCATCACGGTCCTCGTGTTACTGGCCTTCAATTATTCTTGGAAAAGGAGACAGATGATCTTAAGCTATTAGTGTCCTCTACTGATTCCAGGATACGTATATTCGATCTAGAGAAAAACAAGCTTATAGAAGTATTCAAAGGTTTTAGAAGTGGACTATCTCAACATAATGCTCAACTCTCAAATTGGGGAGATCAACCTATTGTGATAAATAGTAGTAAGGATCATTGGTTTTACGCATGGAAGATAAACACATCTAACCCTAAAACAACCCAGAACTTTTCATCGATAAGGCAAGAGAGATTAAGTACAGGTGGTGGGTTGAACGACTTACTAAACAAGTCGTcagaaaagaaagagacGACTCATGAACTCTCCAGAACATCCACAGCAGGTGATAGCAGCACGCGCCATCATTTCTTACCCTCATTATCAAGACTTTTGCCACACTCCAGCCATGTGGTTAAAAATTCACATTATGTTGCATTCCATGCCCATCATGCCCCGGTATCTACGGCAACAATTGCACCACAAGAAACTGCTAaaacattatcattatcaaatgatTTTATCTGCGAGTTGACTTTACAAGTTATGGAGGATATAAGGAAAACAACAACTGGTTCATCAGATTCATCCAATGGGAGAAGTTCAGTtgataagaagaaaaatgctAGCGAAAAAAGTTTACCTACAGTGACATCTGGGATTCCAGATGCTGTAAATGCAATTGGACCTATTTTAGTAACCACAGATACAAGAGGAACTATTCGTGTCTTCAGAGTAGATATGTCAAATGCTACACGTTCTAGAGTATTAAAGAAGTTGCAAGATTATAAACAAAACAGTCAAGATATAATTGATAGTGCTACAACACTGAACCCATTAAATGCTTCTGATAGCGAGGGCGCCATCAACACAACACCATTGATCCAAGTAAATTCTATACCTCAACGATCACGTACCAATCAAAATGGGAGTCAAACAAATGGATCTGTTCAGAGGAATGGCAGTATATCCAACAATGGTACAGGTACTGGCCCCAAATCACCTAGACCAAGCACATCATTCACCAATGCTATATTTAACCGTTCCAACAGTAGCTTCTCGTCTTCAAATCGTTCTAGAAAACCAAGTATCCAATCAGTAATGTCTGATGCAGAAGAGTTACACCATGGATCCAGACCTTCGCGCCTAAAATGTGATGTATGTGACGGTATTAATTTTGAACCATTGAGTAAAAATTTATTGGGACAACGTGAAAATGGGTATTATTGTGTTGATTGTGGAACAATTCTTAATAACTTCAGATAG
- the PRR1 gene encoding serine/threonine protein kinase PRR1 (ancestral locus Anc_2.457): protein MKINTSKLIRKVTESCSSPNGLKKIWASPDSIDHLKGEYFSFGKLRILKQKRLSSMVTGTDLKKQEMAKSPKAPVLVQKEFANLQYSTSQNDYLKPPPPPVTEAGEENEDDSQQQQEETTPLSLTIPTFDNVQTLPTPMTYTPLSPAGLSLSPIKDQKQPDQPLQIKKKRAHGSPRIGGGLDSVLLESQQRVISELIPAPSFQQQRVVSLPTVNEEPIPSFEPDIIPKEFAHTNIDTFDNHAESTLVGYPLQHLDKAHVLRWKKVKKIGEGNFSDVLLYESLDQTDPKMMQIAVKRIKYPVEVTDITFRGTPQYNDTLSRLESSLTRELGVLKLLDYPCIVKLYGINNPIFVQSKTPLRDLLAKNPALPPCDMIMSYCSGGDLLAAISRCLGELDIWLIQRLFTELVMAVNYLHDNNIIHRDLKLENILLKYPLEHIIALKDSPVFTSLNMIELADFGLCKQIQPGELCTARCGSEDYVSPEILMGVPYDGHLTDTWALGVILYSILEDRLPFDPPPNATSRQRNRATSHRIARFDWHWFRLANTELDAKEIVANTLTRKNQRWDIKQIMESIFVKTEMESLTF, encoded by the coding sequence atgaaaataaacaCCAGCAAGCTAATAAGAAAGGTTACAGAATCTTGTTCATCTCCGAACggtttaaaaaaaatttgggCATCACCAGATTCAATTGACCATCTCAAAGGAGAGTACTTTTCCTTTGGTAAACTAAGgatattgaaacaaaaaagATTATCTAGTATGGTGACAGGAacagatttgaaaaagcaGGAGATGGCAAAGAGTCCGAAGGCGCCGGTTCTTGTTCAGAAAGAGTTTGCAAATTTACAGTATTCCACGTCTCAAAATGACTATTTAAAGCCTCCACCACCTCCTGTGACTGAAGCAGGTGAAGAGAATGAAGATGACTCTCAACAGCAGCAGGAAGAAACTACCCCATTATCGCTGACAATCCCTACTTTTGATAATGTTCAAACATTACCGACTCCGATGACATACACACCCCTATCTCCAGCTGGATTGTCACTATCTCCTATTAAAGATCAGAAACAACCGGATCAACCATtacaaataaagaaaaaacGTGCACATGGGAGTCCTCGTATTGGAGGTGGATTGGATTCTGTGTTATTGGAGTCTCAACAGCGTGTAATTTCAGAATTAATCCCAGCACCTTCCTTTCAACAGCAAAGAGTCGTTTCATTGCCCACAGTTAACGAAGAGCCAATTCCATCTTTTGAACCCGATATCATACCAAAAGAATTTGCTCATACAAATATCGATACGTTTGACAATCATGCGGAATCCACACTAGTTGGATATCCATTGCAACATTTAGACAAAGCACATGTGCTAAGGTGgaaaaaagtgaaaaaaattggtgAAGGGAACTTTAGTGACGTCTTATTATACGAATCCCTGGATCAAACCGATCCTAAAATGATGCAAATAGCAgtaaaaagaattaaatatCCTGTGGAGGTTACCGATATAACTTTTAGGGGAACTCCACAATATAACGATACCTTATCAAGGTTGGAGAGTTCTTTGACAAGGGAATTAGGGGTTCTAAAGTTGCTGGATTATCCTTGCATTGTGAAACTATatggaataaataatcCCATTTTTGTTCAAAGTAAGACACCCTTACGAGATTTGCTAGCCAAGAATCCCGCCTTACCACCTTGTGATATGATAATGTCGTATTGTTCGGGCGGTGATTTGTTAGCGGCCATAAGTCGTTGTCTTGGCGAGTTGGATATTTGgttaattcaaagattgTTTACAGAACTTGTCATGGCTGTGAACTATTTacatgataataatattattcacagagatttgaaattggagAACATTCTATTAAAATATCCATTAGAACATATTATTGCCTTAAAAGATTCTCCAGTTTTTACTTCTTTGAATATGATAGAATTGGCAGATTTCGGTCTTTGTAAGCAGATTCAACCAGGGGAATTATGCACTGCAAGGTGTGGTTCAGAGGACTACGTTTCTCCCGAAATTCTCATGGGAGTTCCATATGATGGTCATTTGACAGACACATGGGCCCTTGGTGTGATACTGTATTCCATTCTTGAAGATAGATTGCCATTCGATCCACCTCCAAATGCTACCTCAAGACAAAGGAATAGAGCTACTTCACATAGAATAGCTAGATTTGATTGGCATTGGTTTAGGCTGGCCAATACTGAATTGGATGCCAAGGAAATTGTCGCCAATACACTAACAAGGAAAAATCAACGATGGGATATCAAACAAATTATGGAATCTATTTTTGTTAAAACCGAAATGGAATCATTAACATTTTGA